In Paraburkholderia terrae, the DNA window TCACGCATAACCGCGTGACGCCTTTTTCGTACAAGCCCCTACCTTTTTTACGTCTTCCCACCGTCGCCCGCCGTTGGAATCTGCGGCGGCACGGATGCCGTTTGCCCCGTTGACGGCGGCGCCGGACGCGGCTCGTGCGACACGTCGCGCGCCGGCGGCATCGGGCCCGGGCCGCCCTTCTTCGGCCTGAACGGCGTCGTCGTGCCCGTCGCGGATTCGCGTGCGTGTTCCCGCTCGTGCTCCTCATGCTGCGCGCGCTCTTCCTCTCGCAACACCTCGCCCACTTCGTCGCCGCGCGACGTATGTATGCGCATCTGCGGCACGGGAATCTCGATCCCCGCTTCGTCCATCTTGCGCTTCAGCCGCAGATTGAACGCGCGCGCCACGCTCCACTGCTGCAGCGGCCGGGTCTTGATCTGTCCTTTGACAACCATCCAGTTCGGGTCGAAACGGTCGAGTCCCCACACTTCGACGGGACCGAGCATCTCGCGCCGGTAACGGAAATCGGCCATCAGGTCCGCGCCGACGGCACGGATCAGTTGCGTCACCTCGTCGACATCGGCGGAAAACGGCACGCGCACTTCGAACACCGCGTACGCAAAATCGCGCGACAGGTTCTTCACGATCTTGATCTGCGAGAACGGAATGGCGTGAATCGCGCCCTGGCCGTCACGCAGCCGCACGGTGCGGATCGACAGATATTCGACGGTGCCCGCGTGCCCGCCGTCGATGTCGATCCAGTCGCCGACCGAGATCGTGTCTTCGATGATGATGAACAGGCCCGTGATCAGATCGCTCACCAGCGACTGCGCGCCGAAGCCGATCGCCAGACCGATCACGCCCGCGCCCGCGAGCAGCGGCGTTACGTTGATGCCGAGATTGGCCGCCGTGACGATGCCCGCGATCGTCAGGATCGTCACGAACAGCACGTTGCGCACCAGAGGCAGCATCGTGCGCGCGCGCATGCTCGGGTTCTTCGACTTGTTGCGCGGGCCGCTCGGATTGACGGCTTCCTGGATCGCCGTGTCGACCAGAATCCACACGAGCCACGACACGAACACCGTGATCAGGATCGCCGTCAGCGCGTGCGCGATGCCGCGCGCCGTCACGCTCTCTTCGATGATCTGAGCAAGCGACACGTCCCACAGGCGCGACGCGAATTCGAAGTACGCGAGCCAGACGAACAGCGTGATCAGCGTGCCCGCGAAGCGCAACAGGCGCGTCAGATACGGCGAGCGGCGCCGCCGGCGCGTGTTGCGCGGCCGCGTCACGCGCAGCACGATAGCCGACAGGAAGAACGCGAGCACCAGCAGCAGCGCCGTCACGACGGAGATCTGCAACACGTTCTCACCGCTGCCGATACCGCCGATCGTCGCGATCACGGAAGCTGTCGCGAGCACGAGCATCGGCACGTGCCAGAGCGACGCGAGCACTTCGAAGCCGTCGGTCGCGGCCTTGTGATCGTGCCGCTGTTCATAAGCGCGATTTCGTATCAGATGCGCGACGGGCCGGCGAAACGCGAGCGCGAAGTACGCGGTCAACACGGCCGCCGTCATGTTCGAGACGGTCGACACCAGCGCCGCGAGATTCGTGCCGAGTTCATGCGCAACGTCGTAATTGACGGCAGCATCGCCGAGCGCGCTGCAGATGCCGATCGCGAACAGCGGCCGGCGCGCCTGCTCGATCAGCACGCGCACGGCTGCGCGTCGATGGCCTGAGCCGAACAGCGAAAACATGATCAGGCAGATCGCCGAGAACACGGCGCCTGCGACGATCGCATACGCGATCACCATTGCAATCGTGCGGCCGAGCGAATCGGGCATCGAGCGCACGAACATCAGCGCGGCGACGAATGCGACGATCCACGGTCCGACGCGGCGCAACGCGAAGATCAGCAGTTCACGCGTGGTTGGATTGGGATCGAGCCGCACGACGATGCCAAAGCGCGCGTAAATCCTGCGCTGCAGGTAAATCAGCCCTGCCGCACACGCGCCCCAGCCCGCTAGCACGGCGATCATGTTCAGCAACACGCGGCCGAAGTGCTCGCGCCCCTGGCTCGTGACGATCGTATAGATTTCGTTGCCCGCCGCGTTGAAGCGGCCCGACCAGTAGTTGAGCGGCGAACGTCCCTGCTGCACGTCAGTTTCGAACGATGCAATGCCCGCGGCGATCGCGCCAAGCAGACCGGCGCTCGACGGCGCGCTGGCAGACGCGGGTGGCCCGACCGTCTTCGTCGCGTCGCGCAGTTTTTTCAGCTGCGTGACGAGCGCGGTGCGCTGACGGTCGCTGTCGAGCGTCGTGATGACGCTGTCGAGCGATTTTTCCAGCTCGGCCTGGCTGGCGGGCGACGGCGCCGATGCCGCATCCGCCGCCGACGCGCCCGACGCAGGCGCCGCCGTCGAAACCGTCGCGCTGTTGATCAGGCTCTGCAGCGCGGGAATCATCGGCGCGCCGGGAGTGGCGCCCGCGGCTTGCGCGGTGCCCGGCATGCCGAGGCACGCGCCAGCGAGCGCGAAACACACGCACAAGGCGGACGCGAGCGCGCCCGAACGCACCCGGCGCAATGCTCCGGCGTGCGAAAAGAATTGGGATAAAGCGCGAAAAACGGCGTCAATCGCCAGAAGCCCGCCGGATGACGGCGCAGCCTGCGATTCACGCCGCGCGAGGCATGACTTCATGGCAATCCGTGACTTTTATGCAAACAATCTGCATGGGAACGGGAGACGCCAAGTTTAGCGGGTGTCGTCGAGGGAAAGCTCCCCGATGCGTAACCGAATGTTAGTGCGCTTGCGCGGCGGCGTGACAG includes these proteins:
- a CDS encoding mechanosensitive ion channel family protein, which gives rise to MKSCLARRESQAAPSSGGLLAIDAVFRALSQFFSHAGALRRVRSGALASALCVCFALAGACLGMPGTAQAAGATPGAPMIPALQSLINSATVSTAAPASGASAADAASAPSPASQAELEKSLDSVITTLDSDRQRTALVTQLKKLRDATKTVGPPASASAPSSAGLLGAIAAGIASFETDVQQGRSPLNYWSGRFNAAGNEIYTIVTSQGREHFGRVLLNMIAVLAGWGACAAGLIYLQRRIYARFGIVVRLDPNPTTRELLIFALRRVGPWIVAFVAALMFVRSMPDSLGRTIAMVIAYAIVAGAVFSAICLIMFSLFGSGHRRAAVRVLIEQARRPLFAIGICSALGDAAVNYDVAHELGTNLAALVSTVSNMTAAVLTAYFALAFRRPVAHLIRNRAYEQRHDHKAATDGFEVLASLWHVPMLVLATASVIATIGGIGSGENVLQISVVTALLLVLAFFLSAIVLRVTRPRNTRRRRRSPYLTRLLRFAGTLITLFVWLAYFEFASRLWDVSLAQIIEESVTARGIAHALTAILITVFVSWLVWILVDTAIQEAVNPSGPRNKSKNPSMRARTMLPLVRNVLFVTILTIAGIVTAANLGINVTPLLAGAGVIGLAIGFGAQSLVSDLITGLFIIIEDTISVGDWIDIDGGHAGTVEYLSIRTVRLRDGQGAIHAIPFSQIKIVKNLSRDFAYAVFEVRVPFSADVDEVTQLIRAVGADLMADFRYRREMLGPVEVWGLDRFDPNWMVVKGQIKTRPLQQWSVARAFNLRLKRKMDEAGIEIPVPQMRIHTSRGDEVGEVLREEERAQHEEHEREHARESATGTTTPFRPKKGGPGPMPPARDVSHEPRPAPPSTGQTASVPPQIPTAGDGGKT